In a single window of the Aphis gossypii isolate Hap1 unplaced genomic scaffold, ASM2018417v2 Contig00279_ERROPOS119640, whole genome shotgun sequence genome:
- the LOC126553608 gene encoding uncharacterized protein LOC126553608, translated as MGLCQVAYYVLSQKKTTDYHEEMNGDTFYNWMKNVIPRLKENCVIIMDNTPYHSVKKEKIPNTTTKKTDIIQWLQDKGEVINRPMVIPELLDRVKILRPQYEKYLIDDLAETHNRTILRLPPYHCELNPIELEWANVKDHVKKNNTSYKLSDVKTLLLEDKERVDENT; from the coding sequence ATGGGTTTGTGCCAGGTGGCCTATTATGTTTTGAGTCAAAAAAAAACGACCGACTACCACGAAGAAATGAATGGTGATACATTTTACAACTGGATGAAAAACGTAATACCACGACTCAAAGagaattgtgttattataatggacAACACCCCGTATCACTCtgtgaaaaaagaaaaaatcccAAAtacaactacaaaaaaaacagACATCATACAATGGTTACAGGACAAGGGCGAAGTAATTAATCGACCTATGGTGATTCCTGAATTACTCGATAGAGTAAAAATACTAAGACCACAATacgaaaagtatttaattgacGATCTGGCTGAAACACACAACAGGACAATTTTAAGACTCCCTCCATATCATTGCGAGTTAAATCCGATAGAATTGGAGTGGGCTAACGTGAAAGATCACGTGAAAAAGAACAACACCAGCTATAAGCTGAGTGACGTCAAAACACTTTTATTGGAAGATAAAGAGAGAGTGGATGAGAACACgtag